The Fragaria vesca subsp. vesca linkage group LG2, FraVesHawaii_1.0, whole genome shotgun sequence genome includes a window with the following:
- the LOC101295880 gene encoding plastocyanin, chloroplastic-like — translation MATVTPAAVAIPSFTGLKSAGATKLVPTSVKVSAASVPRMSIKSSLKNVGVAVAATAASALLASNALAIEILLGASDGSLAFVPNDFSVSAGDKIVFKNNAGFPHNVVFDEDEIPGGVDAGKISMSEEDLLNAPGETYSVTLTEKGTYSFYCSPHQGAGMAGKVTVN, via the coding sequence ATGGCCACCGTCACTCCTGCTGCCGTTGCCATCCCCTCATTCACCGGACTCAAGTCCGCCGGAGCAACCAAACTTGTCCCCACCTCCGTCAAGGTCTCAGCTGCTTCTGTCCCAAGAATGAGCATCAAGTCCTCACTAAAGAACGTCGGTGTTGCAGTCGCTGCCACCGCTGCGAGTGCACTCCTCGCCAGCAATGCTTTGGCCATTGAGATCCTTCTCGGAGCCAGTGACGGCTCCTTGGCTTTCGTCCCCAACGACTTCTCGGTCAGCGCCGGTGACAAGATCGTCTTCAAGAACAACGCTGGATTCCCACACAACGTTGTCTTCGACGAGGACGAGATTCCCGGGGGTGTTGATGCCGGGAAAATCTCCATGAGCGAGGAGGATCTCCTAAACGCTCCAGGAGAGACCTACTCCGTCACCTTGACTGAAAAAGGAACATACTCTTTCTACTGCTCCCCTCACCAGGGAGCTGGTATGGCCGGCAAGGTTACCGTTAACTAA
- the LOC101303676 gene encoding phospholipase D delta-like, translating into MAEDKSETQTQTHETPETSVVHLHGNLDLKIIEARCLPNMDMLSERFRRLFSACRKPFANSKHHHHHKIITSDPYVTVCLAGATVARTRVISNSQNPEWKEHFTIPLAHPVSQVEFYVKDNDMFGADLIGVASVSAKRILSGETISDWFPIIGPLGKPPKPDAAVKLEMRFTKCEDNPLYKDGIISNERVGGVENCYFPARQGGHVTLYQDAHVPDGMLEEIELDEGVKFEHGKCWEDICHAILEAHHLVYIVGWSIFHKIKLVREPSKPLPSGGNLNLGELLKYKSQEGLRVLLLVWDDKTSHSKFFINTAGVMQTHDEETRKFFKHSSVSCVLSPRYASSKLSIFKQQVVGTLFTHHQKCVIVDTQASGNNRKLTAFIGGLDLCDGRYDTPEHRLFSDLDTVFQGDFHNPTLAGSKGPRQPWHDLHCKIEGPAAYDVLTNFEQRWKKATKWSEFGQRFKRVSRWHDDALIKLDRISWILSPPPGSSNDDPILRVSDEADPQNWNVQIFRSIDSGSVKGFPKDVYEAENQNLFCAKNLVIDKSIQTAYIEAIRSAQHFIYIENQYFLGSSYAWPTYKEAGADNLIPMELALKIASKIRAKERFAVYVVIPMWPEGVPSSASVQEILFWQGQTMQMMYEIIAKELKSMNIENAHPQDYLNFYCLGNREKLPGTVTSTTNQTSKTGSPGHTVSASQKYQRFMIYVHAKGMVVDDEYVMIGSANINQRSMAGSRDTEIAMGAYQPHHTWGKKKRHPHGQVYGYRMSLWTEHMGKVENCFKEPQTLECVKRVNDISKDNWSRFVSEEFIELQGHLIKYPVEVHANGKVGALPGRESFPDVGGKILGARTNLPDALTT; encoded by the exons ATGGCCGAAGATAAATCAGAAACACAAACACAAACACATGAGACTCCAGAGACATCGGTGGTGCACCTTCACGGCAACCTTGACTTGAAAATCATAGAGGCGCGATGTCTGCCCAACATGGACATGCTCTCCGAGCGGTTCCGCCGATTATTCTCCGCCTGCCGCAAGCCATTTGCTAATTCCAAGCACCATCATCACCATAAAATCATCACCAGCGACCCTTACGTCACCGTCTGCCTCGCCGGAGCTACCGTCGCACGGACGCGCGTGATCTCCAACTCCCAAAACCCCGAATGGAAGGAGCATTTCACCATCCCTCTCGCCCACCCCGTCTCGCAAGTCGAGTTCTACGTCAAGGACAACGACATGTTCGGCGCCGATTTAATCGGCGTGGCGTCCGTCTCGGCGAAGCGAATCCTCTCCGGCGAGACCATCAGTGATTGGTTCCCGATAATCGGGCCGTTGGGGAAGCCGCCGAAACCGGACGCGGCGGTTAAGCTGGAAATGAGGTTCACGAAATGCGAGGACAACCCGCTGTATAAGGACGGCATTATTTCCAACGAACGTGTCGGGGGAGTTGAAAACTGTTACTTTCCGGCGCGGCAAGGAGGTCACGTGACGCTGTACCAGGACGCGCACGTGCCGGACGGGATGCTGGAGGAGATAGAATTGGACGAGGGGGTCAAGTTTGAGCACGGGAAATGCTGGGAGGATATTTGTCACGCGATTTTGGAGGCCCATCATTTGGTGTACATTGTGGGCTGGTCCATTTTCCATAAGATCAAGCTGGTCAGAGAGCCCAGTAAGCCCTTGCCCAGCGGCGGCAATTTGAATCTGGGGGAGCTGCTCAAGTATAAATCGCAGGAAGGGTTGAGAGTTTTGTTGCTGGTTTGGGATGACAAGACTTCTCACAGCAAGTTCTTCATCAATACG GCTGGAGTGATGCAAACGCATGATGAAGAAACCCGAAAGTTTTTTAAGCATTCTTCGGTGTCATGCGTGCTGTCACCTAGATATGCCAGCAGTAAGCTTAGCATTTTCAAGCAACAG GTTGTTGGAACCTTGTTTACACATCATCAAAAGTGTGTGATTGTGGATACACAAGCGTCTGGGAATAATCGAAAGTTAACAGCATTTATAGGAGGTCTGGACCTCTGTGATGGTCGCTATGATACTCCCGAGCATCGGCTGTTTAGCGATCTTGACACAGTTTTCCAGGGTGATTTTCATAATCCCACATTGGCT GGCTCAAAGGGTCCAAGACAACCCTGGCATGATCTACATTGCAAAATTGAAGGGCCGGCTGCATACGATGTGCTAACTAATTTTGAGCAGCGCTGGAAAAAAGCCACAAAATGGTCAGAGTTTGGGCAACGCTTTAAAAGAGTGTCGCGTTGGCACGACGATGCTTTGATCAAGTTGGACCGCATCTCATGGATACTTAGTCCCCCACCAGGCAGTTCCAATGATGATCCTATATTACGGGTTTCAGATGAAGCTGATCCTCAAAACTGGAATGTTCAG ATCTTCCGATCCATAGATTCTGGATCTGTGAAAGGATTTCCCAAAGATGTGTATGAAGCTGAGAATCAG AATCTTTTCTGTGCCAAAAATTTGGTTATAGACAAGAGCATCCAGACAGCATATATCGAAGCAATCAGGTCTGCGCAACACTTCATATACATTGAGAATCAGTATTTCCTCGGATCTTCTTACGCATGGCCGACTTACAAAGAAGCAG GTGCTGACAATTTAATTCCAATGGAGCTGGCATTAAAGATTGCTAGTAAGATACGCGCCAAAGAGAGATTTGCGGTGTATGTTGTGATACCAATGTGGCCAGAAGGTGTGCCCTCTTCTGCTTCTGTGCAAGAAATTCTCTTTTGGCAG GGACAAACAATGCAAATGATGTATGAAATCATAGCCAAAGAGCTGAAATCCATGAATATTGAGAATGCTCATCCGCAGGACTACCTAAATTTCTACTGTCTTGGTAATCGGGAAAAGCTTCCTGGCACAGTGACCTCTACAACTAACCAAACTTCCAAAACTGGTTCTCCTGGTCACACG GTTTCTGCCTCCCAAAAGTATCAACGATTTATGATTTATGTACATGCCAAGGGAATGGTAGTAGATGATGAGTACGTGATGATAGGTTCTGCGAATATCAACCAACGATCCATGGCAGGGTCTAGGGACACTGAGATAGCCATGGGCGCATATCAACCGCATCACACATGGGGAAAGAAGAAGCGGCATCCTCACGGCCAG GTGTATGGATATAGAATGTCACTTTGGACAGAACACATGGGGAAGGTTGAGAATTGCTTCAAGGAGCCTCAAACATTAGAATGCGTGAAGCGTGTGAACGACATTAGTAAGGACAATTGGAGCAGGTTCGTGTCCGAGGAGTTTATAGAATTGCAGGGACACCTTATCAAGTACCCGGTTGAGGTTCATGCCAATGGCAAGGTAGGCGCATTGCCTGGCCGAGAGAGCTTCCCTGATGTTGGTGGTAAGATCCTCGGTGCTCGCACTAACCTTCCTGATGCTTTGACTACTTAA
- the LOC101296167 gene encoding hippocampus abundant transcript 1 protein-like — protein MEKLSSSGGLSHLYMTIFLHNFSTFMVIPAITDVTMTALCPGRDECSIAIYLTGFQQAIVGLGTLVMMPLVGNLSDKFGRKALLTLPMIFTIIPLGILAYSRTRNFFYAYFVAKTLTAMVCEGSVHCLALAYVADNVPEGRRASTFGILSGISSAAFVCGTLFTRFVSTPSMFQVATSVAVVAVMYMRIFLPESIIDDDISAPLLSNGKPKVLNSDENSNVELQSSKALPSLPDLIALLKTSPTFSQAAIVAFFSNLADVGLHASLLYYLKARFHFNKDQFADLMVISGVASTISQLVLMPLLAPVLGEERLLSIGLLFSCAHMFFYGLAWSFWVPYAAAMFSIFFVFAQPCMRSIVSKQVGPSEQGKAQGCISGICSFANVISPFAFSPLTALFLSEKAPFNFPGFSIVCVGFAAMVAFIQSVMIKAAPPISSERVSSNCDHMEP, from the exons ATGGAGAAGTTATCATCATCAGGGGGGCTGAGCCACCTTTACATGACGATATTTCTGCACAACTTCTCGACGTTCATGGTGATTCCGGCCATTACCGATGTTACGATGACTGCACTCTGTCCCGGAAGAGACGAGTGCTCCATCGCTATCTACCTCACCGGATTTCAACAAGCG ATCGTAGGGCTGGGAACACTTGTGATGATGCCTTTGGTAGGAAATCTCTCAGACAAATTTGGGAGAAAAGCTCTGCTCACCCTTCCAATGATTTTCACTATAATCCCCTTAG GAATATTAGCTTACAGTAGGACAAGGAATTTCTTCTATGCTTACTTTGTGGCCAAGACTCTCACTGCCATGGTTTGCGAAGGCAGCGTTCATTGCCTCGCCCTTGCCTATGTG GCTGATAATGTTCCAGAAGGACGACGAGCTTCGACGTTTGGAATTCTCTCCGGTATTAGTTCAGCTGCATTTGTCTGTGGAACCCTATTTACTCGTTTCGTATCCACTCCCTCCATGTTTCAG GTTGCGACATCGGTGGCGGTGGTAGCAGTAATGTACATGAGGATTTTCCTACCGGAATCGATTATAGACGATGACATTTCCGCCCCATTGCTCTCAAATGGAAAGCCAAAAGTTTTGAACTCGGATGAAAACTCAAATGTGGAATTGCAGTCTTCTAAAGCTTTACCTTCATTACCTGATTTAATCGCATTGTTGAAAACTAG CCCTACATTTTCCCAAGCTGCAATTGTTGCGTTTTTTAGCAATCTGGCCGATGTTGGCCTTCATGCTTCACTACTG TACTATTTAAAGGCCCGGTTTCACTTCAACAAGGATCAGTTTGCTGACCTGATGGTGATTTCGGGGGTAGCAAGCACTATTTCACAG CTGGTTCTCATGCCCTTACTAGCTCCTGTTTTGGGAGAGGAGAGGTTACTTTCGATAGGGCTTCTTTTTAGCTGTGCACAT ATGTTCTTTTATGGCCTTGCTTGGTCCTTCTGG GTTCCATATGCTGCTGCTATGTTCTCTATCTTTTTTGTGTTTGCACAGCCATGT ATGCGAAGCATTGTATCAAAACAAGTTGGGCCGTCTGAGCAG GGAAAGGCTCAAGGGTGTATTTCAGGCATATGCTCCTTTGCAAATGTTATATCTCCCTTTGCTTTCTCTCCTCTAACAG CTTTGTTCCTGTCTGAAAAGGCTCCATTTAATTTTCCTGGTTTTAGTATCGTCTGCGTTGGATTCGCTGCG ATGGTAGCCTTTATTCAAAGCGTGATGATAAAGGCTGCTCCTCCCATATCAAGCGAACGAGTCAGCAGCAATTGCGATCACATGGAACCCTAG
- the LOC101296451 gene encoding 24-methylenesterol C-methyltransferase 2-like, translated as MDSLTLFCTGALLAGGLYWFVCVLGPAERQGKRAADLSGGSISAEKVQDSYNQYWSFFRRPKQIEASEKVPDFVDTFYNLVTDIYEWGWGQSFHFSPSVAGKSHKDATRLHEEMAVDLINVKPGQRILDVGCGVGGPMRAIAAHSRANVVGITINEYQVKRARLHNKKAGLDSLCEVVCGNFLEMPFPENSFDGAYSIEATCHAPKLEEVYAEIFRVLKPGALYVSYEWVTTDKYNGDDAEHREVIQGIERGDALPGLRAQVDIAEAARKVGFEVVKEKDLAKPPSEAWWTRLKMGRIAYWRNHILVTVLSFLGIAPKGTVDVHEMLFVTADYLTRGGETGIFTPMHMILCRKPE; from the coding sequence ATGGACTCTCTCACCCTCTTCTGTACCGGCGCTCTCCTCGCCGGTGGGCTCTACTGGTTCGTCTGCGTTCTCGGCCCTGCCGAGCGACAAGGCAAGCGTGCCGCAGATCTCTCCGGTGGCTCCATCTCCGCCGAAAAAGTCCAAGACAGTTACAACCAGTACTGGTCTTTCTTCCGTCGACCTAAGCAGATCGAAGCCTCCGAGAAAGTCCCTGACTTCGTAGACACCTTTTACAACCTCGTAACTGATATCTACGAGTGGGGTTGGGGTCAGTCCTTCCACTTCTCCCCCTCAGTCGCCGGCAAGTCCCACAAGGACGCCACGCGCCTCCACGAGGAGATGGCCGTCGATCTTATCAACGTCAAGCCCGGACAACGCATCCTCGACGTCGGATGCGGCGTTGGCGGGCCGATGCGCGCGATTGCGGCTCACTCGCGGGCCAACGTCGTGGGGATAACAATCAACGAGTACCAGGTGAAGAGGGCGCGTCTGCACAACAAGAAGGCCGGGCTCGATTCTCTATGTGAAGTTGTCTGCGGTAACTTTCTAGAGATGCCGTTCCCGGAGAACAGCTTCGACGGCGCGTACTCGATCGAGGCGACGTGCCACGCGCCGAAGCTGGAGGAGGTGTACGCCGAGATCTTTAGGGTTCTGAAGCCAGGAGCGCTGTACGTCTCGTACGAGTGGGTGACGACCGACAAGTACAACGGTGACGACGCGGAGCACAGGGAGGTGATTCAGGGGATCGAGAGAGGGGACGCGTTGCCGGGGCTGAGGGCACAGGTGGACATCGCCGAGGCGGCGAGGAAGGTAGGGTTTGAAGTGGTGAAGGAGAAGGATCTGGCAAAGCCTCCAAGTGAGGCATGGTGGACTAGGCTGAAGATGGGCAGGATCGCCTACTGGCGCAACCACATTCTGGTTACCGTGCTCTCCTTCTTGGGAATTGCGCCGAAAGGAACGGTGGATGTTCACGAGATGCTGTTTGTCACCGCTGACTATTTGACCAGAGGTGGTGAGACCGGAATCTTCACTCCGATGCATATGATCCTCTGCCGGAAGCCGGAATAG